The following proteins are encoded in a genomic region of Camelus ferus isolate YT-003-E chromosome 8, BCGSAC_Cfer_1.0, whole genome shotgun sequence:
- the VIP gene encoding VIP peptides has translation METRSKPQLLVLLTLFSVLFSQTLAWPLFGEPSALRMGDRIPFEGANEPDQVSLKADTDVLQNALVEDDTPYYDLSRYARHADGVFTSDFSRLLGQLSAKKYLESLIGKRVSHSISEDQGPIKRHSDAVFTDNYTRLRKQMAVKKYLNSILNGKRSSEGESPDFLEGLEK, from the exons ATGGAAACCAGAAGTAAGCCCCAGCTCCTCGTGCTCCTGACACTTTTCAGCGTGCTCTTCTCGCAAACCTTGGCATGGCCTCTTTTTGGAGAACCTTCTGCTCTGAG GATGGGTGACAGAATACCATTTGAGGGAGCAAATGAACCCGATCAAGTTTCATTAAAAGCAGACACTGATGTTTTACAAAATGCATTAGTTGAAGATGACACACCTTATTATGACCTATCCAG ATACGCCAGACATGCTGATGGGGTATTCACCAGTGACTTTAGCAGACTCCTGGGCCAACTTTCTGCCAAAAAATACCTTGAGTCCCTTATTGGAAAGCGAGTCAG CCATAGCATCTCAGAAGACCAGGGGCCAATCAAACGCCACTCGGATGCGGTCTTCACTGACAACTACACCCGCCTTCGAAAACAAATGGCTGTAAAGAAATACTTGAACTCAATTCTAAACGGAAAGAGGAG CAGTGAGGGAGAATCTCCTGACTTTCTTGAAGGGttagaaaaatga